Proteins encoded within one genomic window of Herpetosiphonaceae bacterium:
- a CDS encoding 50S ribosomal protein L11 methyltransferase — MSWLELSVEIEQEAIESVTELFAQVGYNRGVAIDQPFIGSPDGPEYTIDTSRPVVVRTYIPLDEHAEDARAKLEQGLWALGMMRPVGELLVRRLEEEDWANAWKAHYPIRRIGERFVIVPSWLEYTAQPGDLVLNLDPGMAFGTGLHPTTQLCLQLLERYVRPDARTLDLGCGSGILAIAAARAGAQPVLAIDNDPIAVQATHENVQRNSVEALVTTVEGSLGPGAELGHWLGSDWAVKQRSAPSRAAGPVAFEPDAEFDLIVANILANVHVLLAPHLYRALKPGGLLVTSGIIADREADVTEAFTAAGLQAVERLQEGDWVALVHRRS, encoded by the coding sequence ATGAGCTGGCTTGAGCTAAGTGTCGAAATCGAACAAGAGGCGATCGAATCGGTGACGGAGCTGTTCGCGCAGGTGGGCTATAACCGGGGCGTGGCGATCGATCAGCCGTTTATCGGCTCGCCGGACGGCCCCGAATACACGATCGATACGTCGCGGCCCGTGGTAGTGCGCACCTACATTCCGCTTGACGAGCACGCCGAGGATGCGCGCGCCAAGCTTGAGCAAGGACTGTGGGCGCTGGGCATGATGCGTCCGGTCGGCGAGCTACTGGTCAGGCGGCTGGAAGAGGAAGACTGGGCGAACGCCTGGAAGGCGCACTATCCGATCCGGCGCATCGGCGAGCGCTTTGTGATCGTGCCGTCGTGGCTGGAATACACCGCACAGCCCGGCGATCTGGTGCTCAACCTCGATCCGGGCATGGCCTTCGGCACGGGGCTGCACCCGACGACGCAGCTTTGCTTGCAGTTGCTTGAACGCTACGTCCGGCCAGACGCGCGCACGCTGGATCTCGGCTGCGGATCGGGCATTCTGGCGATTGCGGCAGCCAGAGCGGGCGCGCAGCCCGTGCTGGCGATCGACAATGATCCGATCGCCGTGCAGGCGACCCATGAGAACGTGCAGCGCAACTCCGTCGAGGCGCTCGTCACTACCGTCGAGGGTAGCCTGGGGCCGGGAGCGGAGCTAGGGCACTGGCTCGGCAGCGATTGGGCCGTTAAGCAGCGCAGCGCGCCCAGCCGCGCAGCGGGGCCGGTGGCCTTCGAGCCAGACGCGGAGTTCGACCTGATCGTCGCGAATATTCTGGCGAACGTGCATGTGCTGCTCGCGCCGCATCTCTACCGAGCCTTGAAGCCGGGCGGTCTGCTGGTGACATCGGGGATTATCGCCGATCGCGAGGCGGATGTGACGGAAGCGTTCACCGCCGCAGGTCTGCAAGCGGTCGAGCGGCTGCAAGAAGGCGATTGGGTGGCGCTGGTCCACCGGCGGAGCTAG
- a CDS encoding S41 family peptidase gives MVRTSRAVLVGALVSSFIALLAFIGGVTVALRWGSSLPLVAAAGSASTAQGTTPAEVKDDFRVFWEVWSLVDSKFYHTEPLDYGKMTYGAIEGMLKSLEDDYTFFEEPRATEQTRERMSGEVEGIGAYLEFRDNKLLILSPIEESPAEKAGLLAGDQIIKVDDRDMAPIVEGLSSTEAARKAATFIRGPKGTTVKLTIVRAATNETLEVSIVRDAVPLISVRSYLLDGNIAYVQVSEFKETTTGELDKVLNKALAQKPAGLILDLRNNPGGLLESAREMLGRFVPDGMALKEEFSDGKTSEMEIIRNSGAADALDIPMVVLVNSGSASASEIVAGALRDHQRATLLGEKTFGKGSVQSIEPLSDGSSARITIAHWLTPNGTEIHKKGIEPDHYVPFLQDDQYLITFPPGRPTDPESVKDSQLWWALKVLDSQERPSFPLPTPTPGADATAAPAETAQPEATSAP, from the coding sequence ATGGTACGAACATCTCGCGCGGTTCTCGTCGGAGCGCTTGTATCGAGTTTTATCGCGCTGCTCGCCTTCATCGGCGGTGTTACTGTGGCGCTCCGATGGGGTAGTAGCTTGCCGCTGGTCGCAGCCGCAGGATCGGCCAGCACGGCACAGGGCACCACCCCAGCCGAGGTCAAGGACGACTTTCGGGTATTCTGGGAAGTCTGGAGCCTGGTTGATAGCAAGTTCTATCACACCGAGCCGCTCGACTACGGTAAAATGACCTACGGCGCGATCGAAGGGATGCTGAAATCGCTCGAAGACGACTATACCTTCTTCGAGGAGCCACGCGCTACGGAGCAGACGCGCGAGCGGATGTCGGGCGAGGTCGAGGGCATCGGGGCGTATCTCGAATTCAGGGACAACAAGCTGCTGATCCTCTCGCCGATCGAGGAGTCGCCCGCCGAAAAAGCCGGGCTGCTGGCTGGCGATCAGATCATCAAGGTTGACGACCGCGATATGGCACCGATCGTCGAAGGGCTTTCCTCAACCGAGGCCGCCCGTAAAGCCGCGACCTTCATCCGAGGGCCGAAAGGCACGACCGTCAAGCTGACGATCGTCCGCGCCGCGACCAACGAAACACTTGAGGTGTCGATCGTACGCGATGCCGTGCCGCTGATCAGCGTCCGCTCGTATCTGCTCGACGGCAATATCGCCTATGTGCAGGTCAGCGAGTTCAAAGAGACGACGACCGGCGAGCTTGATAAGGTGCTGAACAAGGCTCTGGCGCAAAAACCGGCGGGCCTGATCCTGGATCTGCGCAACAATCCCGGCGGCTTGCTCGAAAGTGCCCGTGAGATGCTCGGACGCTTCGTGCCCGACGGCATGGCGCTCAAAGAAGAGTTCAGCGACGGCAAAACGTCGGAGATGGAGATTATTCGCAATAGCGGCGCAGCCGACGCGCTGGATATTCCAATGGTCGTGCTGGTCAACAGCGGCTCGGCCAGCGCCTCCGAGATCGTCGCGGGCGCGCTGCGCGACCACCAGCGGGCCACGCTGCTGGGCGAAAAGACCTTCGGCAAAGGCTCGGTCCAGTCGATCGAGCCGCTGAGCGACGGCTCATCCGCGCGCATAACGATCGCTCACTGGCTAACGCCCAACGGCACCGAGATTCACAAAAAGGGCATCGAGCCCGATCATTACGTGCCCTTCTTGCAGGACGATCAATATCTGATCACCTTCCCGCCGGGCCGCCCGACCGATCCCGAATCGGTCAAGGACTCGCAGCTCTGGTGGGCGCTGAAGGTGCTGGATTCCCAGGAGCGGCCATCGTTCCCGCTGCCCACGCCTACGCCAGGGGCGGATGCGACGGCTGCCCCGGCTGAGACGGCACAGCCGGAGGCAACCTCAGCACCCTAA
- a CDS encoding phosphoribosyltransferase family protein — CAACRATCRFVPDADNREQHRRLGSPFLLSTAGAYVFEGALREAIHKLKYNRSQRMAVPLGDMLHDYLARHPIAVDAIVPVPLHPDRLRMRGYNQAALLAHRLAQRSGLMLCSDQLARVRRTSQQADLNRVERRENVRDAFGWQSKTPPPRRILLLDDVLTTGATVEAAAQALHAAGAREVHALALARGL, encoded by the coding sequence TGCGCCGCGTGCCGCGCGACCTGCCGCTTCGTTCCCGACGCGGACAATCGTGAGCAGCACCGGCGGCTGGGTAGCCCGTTTCTGCTTTCGACCGCTGGCGCGTACGTCTTCGAGGGCGCGCTCCGCGAAGCTATCCATAAGCTCAAGTATAACCGCAGCCAGCGCATGGCCGTGCCGCTCGGCGATATGCTTCACGACTACCTCGCGCGGCATCCGATCGCCGTAGATGCGATCGTGCCGGTGCCGCTGCACCCCGATCGCCTGCGGATGCGCGGCTATAACCAGGCGGCGCTGCTGGCCCACCGGCTGGCGCAGCGCTCCGGTCTGATGCTCTGCTCGGATCAGCTTGCGCGCGTGCGCCGCACCTCGCAGCAGGCCGATCTGAACCGGGTCGAGCGCCGCGAGAACGTGCGCGATGCCTTCGGCTGGCAATCGAAGACGCCGCCGCCCCGTCGTATCCTGCTGCTCGACGATGTGCTGACGACCGGCGCGACGGTCGAGGCGGCGGCCCAGGCGCTTCACGCCGCCGGAGCGCGCGAGGTCCATGCCCTGGCGCTGGCGCGCGGGCTGTGA
- a CDS encoding RsmE family RNA methyltransferase produces MAKRRQHHAEPRRRQQAESNTYRFFVSPDVLHGRTAQIEEPSLTHQLSNVLRLNAGDRITLLDNSGWEYVVALEHVSRDSVGGAIERKTLAETEPQLKLALYVALLRGERFEWVLQKGTELGVSAFVPVVCQRSVIDDIADIGAAKLERWERIVREAAEQSRRAKLPKLLPAMLFDTACDHAARRSRAFLLWEGSGAHSLRSLLQQGEPGPWANETPFSIALLSGPEGGFTESELATAVMYRLSLASLGPRTLRAETAPIAAAAAMLFSCGDLD; encoded by the coding sequence ATGGCAAAGCGCCGTCAACATCACGCCGAGCCGCGTCGTCGGCAGCAGGCCGAGAGCAACACCTACCGTTTTTTTGTCTCGCCCGACGTGCTGCACGGACGTACCGCACAGATCGAGGAGCCGTCGCTGACGCACCAGCTCAGCAACGTGCTGCGACTGAACGCGGGCGATCGGATCACCCTGCTGGACAACAGCGGCTGGGAATACGTGGTCGCGCTGGAGCATGTAAGCCGCGACAGCGTTGGCGGCGCGATCGAGCGCAAAACACTGGCCGAAACCGAGCCGCAGCTTAAGCTCGCGCTGTACGTAGCGCTGCTGCGCGGCGAGCGCTTCGAGTGGGTGCTGCAAAAAGGCACCGAGCTAGGCGTGAGCGCGTTCGTGCCGGTGGTCTGCCAGCGCAGCGTGATCGACGATATTGCCGACATTGGCGCGGCCAAGCTGGAGCGCTGGGAGCGAATCGTGCGCGAGGCCGCCGAGCAATCCCGCCGTGCCAAGCTACCCAAGCTACTGCCCGCGATGCTCTTCGATACCGCCTGCGATCATGCCGCCCGGCGCTCGCGGGCGTTTCTCCTGTGGGAAGGCAGCGGCGCGCACAGCCTGCGGTCGCTGTTGCAGCAGGGCGAGCCTGGGCCGTGGGCCAACGAAACGCCCTTCTCGATCGCGCTGCTGAGCGGCCCTGAGGGCGGCTTTACCGAGAGCGAGCTGGCGACGGCAGTGATGTACCGGCTGAGCCTGGCCTCGCTGGGGCCGCGCACGCTACGCGCCGAAACCGCGCCGATCGCCGCCGCCGCCGCGATGCTGTTTAGCTGCGGCGATCTGGACTGA